A genomic segment from Gemmatimonadaceae bacterium encodes:
- a CDS encoding copper resistance protein CopC — MARRRTRVGASVAIATLAMLMSAAPLFAHAHLRRSTPRAGASLAAPPTVIDLWFTEAPELALSGVTLSDSAGTPVALGALGADPHDRLAVHVPIIGAMPAGRYTVRWHAVASDGHPSGGSFTFAIAQPAPAGVGRMSPTPSDMAGMVRAPATAAPPADAGVLAPADVAVRWLWFTATLVVIGVIMFRLAVLDGARVGAESTARIAQRLAVLGALAAAALLAVAWLRLAQQQDLLAGDGAGAIPTLNTVVRHTAWGRAWLLGLASATGALLALGFAARRDTRPAWAAALVAGVGLALAPAFGGHAAASAQFTIAAVADDAVHVFAAASWLGGLCCLAVVAMPVLVHSPAADRWTTVASTVNAFSPVALGGAVLVALSGGVSAWLRVRTVHALFTSRYGHVLELKLALVLLTVGVGAYNWRRARPALGTEAATARLRRSAATELALALAVLVVTAVLVAMDLPAS; from the coding sequence ATGGCGCGCCGACGCACCCGAGTGGGCGCGAGCGTGGCCATCGCCACGCTCGCCATGCTCATGTCCGCCGCTCCCCTGTTCGCGCACGCGCATCTCAGGCGCAGCACCCCGCGCGCCGGCGCCTCGCTCGCCGCGCCTCCCACGGTCATCGATCTCTGGTTCACCGAAGCCCCCGAGTTGGCGCTGTCCGGCGTGACGTTGAGCGACAGCGCGGGCACGCCCGTCGCCCTCGGCGCCCTCGGTGCCGACCCCCACGACCGGCTCGCCGTGCACGTGCCCATCATCGGCGCCATGCCCGCCGGCCGCTACACCGTCCGATGGCACGCCGTGGCCAGCGACGGCCATCCGTCCGGCGGATCATTCACGTTCGCCATCGCGCAGCCGGCGCCGGCAGGTGTCGGCCGCATGTCCCCCACCCCGTCCGACATGGCGGGTATGGTGCGCGCACCTGCCACCGCGGCGCCTCCGGCCGACGCCGGTGTGCTGGCGCCCGCTGATGTGGCCGTGCGCTGGCTGTGGTTCACGGCAACGCTGGTCGTGATCGGCGTCATCATGTTCCGTCTGGCCGTGCTCGACGGCGCGCGCGTCGGCGCCGAATCCACCGCCCGCATCGCCCAGCGCCTGGCCGTGCTCGGCGCCCTGGCGGCCGCGGCGCTGCTCGCGGTGGCGTGGCTGCGCCTCGCGCAACAGCAGGACCTGCTCGCCGGCGACGGCGCCGGCGCCATCCCCACGCTCAACACCGTCGTCCGGCACACGGCGTGGGGACGGGCATGGTTGCTTGGCCTGGCGAGCGCCACCGGCGCGCTGCTCGCGCTCGGATTCGCCGCGCGGCGCGATACGCGTCCTGCATGGGCCGCCGCCCTCGTGGCCGGCGTGGGCCTGGCGCTGGCGCCGGCATTCGGCGGCCACGCAGCGGCATCGGCGCAGTTCACGATCGCCGCCGTTGCCGACGACGCGGTGCACGTGTTCGCCGCGGCGAGTTGGCTGGGCGGATTGTGCTGCCTGGCCGTGGTCGCGATGCCGGTGCTCGTCCACTCACCCGCCGCCGATCGTTGGACGACCGTGGCGTCCACGGTCAACGCGTTCTCACCGGTGGCCCTGGGGGGCGCGGTGCTGGTGGCGCTGAGCGGCGGCGTCTCGGCGTGGCTCCGCGTGCGTACCGTGCACGCGCTGTTCACGTCGCGTTATGGGCACGTGCTCGAACTCAAGCTCGCGTTGGTGCTGCTCACCGTGGGCGTGGGCGCGTACAACTGGCGGCGCGCCCGCCCCGCCCTCGGCACCGAGGCGGCCACCGCGCGCCTGCGCCGTTCGGCCGCCACCGAATTGGCGCTCGCGCTCGCCGTCCTCGTCGTCACCGCCGTGCTGGTCGCGATGGATCTTCCCGCGTCGTAG
- a CDS encoding MFS transporter codes for MPPAPESPRRLGRNVVALGLVSFFTDVSSEMIYPLLPLFLTMTLGASAAFVGAIEGTAESISALLKLASGWWSDRVRARKPFVLVGYVIASITRPLIAIAQSATQVLAIRVGDRVGKGLRNSPRDALIADSVDPSIRGRAFGFQRAWDNAGAMVGPLVAFGLLQWEGLTMRHVFWLALVPGAIAVGVVIWGVREVPKRVAPSGTPLDLSQPMGGRFWAFMAVIFVFTLGNSTDAFLLLRARQLGVPIALMPIIWALLNGVKTVTNTPGGALSDRIGRKPTLVIGWLFYAAVYFSFAHASQQWHAWALFAVYGLYFGFSEGAERALVSDVVPAERRGTAFGWYNLAVGLGALPASLIFGEIWDRVGPGAAFTLGASLALAAAVGIVLVAPGPRRAA; via the coding sequence ATGCCTCCCGCCCCCGAATCGCCCCGCCGCCTGGGCCGCAACGTCGTGGCGCTCGGCCTCGTGAGCTTCTTCACCGACGTGTCGAGCGAGATGATCTATCCGCTCCTGCCGCTGTTCCTCACGATGACGCTGGGCGCGAGCGCGGCGTTCGTGGGCGCCATCGAAGGCACGGCGGAATCCATCTCGGCGCTGCTCAAGCTGGCCAGCGGGTGGTGGTCCGACCGCGTGCGCGCGCGCAAGCCGTTCGTGCTCGTGGGCTACGTGATCGCGTCGATCACGCGGCCGTTGATCGCGATCGCGCAGTCGGCCACGCAGGTGCTGGCCATCCGCGTGGGCGACCGCGTGGGCAAGGGACTGCGCAACTCGCCGCGCGACGCGCTCATCGCCGACTCGGTGGATCCGTCGATTCGCGGGCGGGCGTTCGGATTCCAGCGCGCGTGGGACAACGCCGGCGCGATGGTGGGGCCGCTCGTGGCCTTCGGGCTGCTGCAGTGGGAGGGGCTCACGATGCGCCACGTGTTCTGGCTGGCGCTCGTGCCGGGCGCGATTGCCGTGGGCGTGGTGATCTGGGGAGTGCGCGAGGTGCCCAAGCGGGTGGCGCCGAGCGGCACGCCCCTCGACCTGTCGCAGCCGATGGGCGGGCGGTTCTGGGCGTTCATGGCGGTGATCTTCGTGTTCACGCTCGGCAACTCCACCGATGCCTTTCTGCTGCTGCGCGCGCGGCAGCTCGGCGTGCCGATCGCGCTCATGCCGATCATCTGGGCGCTGCTCAACGGCGTGAAGACGGTGACCAACACGCCGGGGGGCGCGCTGTCGGACCGGATCGGGCGCAAGCCGACGTTGGTGATCGGATGGCTGTTCTACGCCGCGGTGTACTTCTCGTTCGCCCACGCGTCGCAGCAGTGGCACGCGTGGGCGCTGTTCGCGGTGTACGGGCTGTACTTCGGATTCTCCGAGGGCGCCGAACGCGCGCTGGTGTCGGACGTGGTGCCGGCGGAACGGCGCGGCACGGCGTTCGGGTGGTACAACCTGGCCGTGGGCCTGGGAGCGCTGCCGGCATCGCTGATCTTCGGCGAGATCTGGGACCGCGTGGGACCCGGCGCGGCGTTCACGCTCGGCGCGAGCCTGGCGCTCGCGGCGGCGGTGGGGATCGTGCTCGTGGCGCCGGGGCCGCGACGGGCGGCCTGA
- a CDS encoding M20/M25/M40 family metallo-hydrolase, with the protein MPRSSNRHAQTFAALAPLRERLAARDDDVMRTQVTVAEVPAPTGDEGARAAWLRDRFAALGLAGVRIDEAGNVIGRRPGRRDDRPVVVCAHLDTVFPRETVLTVRREGRRFFGPGITDNGRGLAAMLAIAECLDPRHIPLEHPVEFLGSTGEEGNGDLRGAKHYFARAGERPAAMIAVDGAGDERIIHRALGARRFRVTFRGPGGHSWSAFGAPNAIHAAAGATARLSAIRLPADPRTTLSVGRIGGGISVNSIPDHAWLELDVRSTDGRQLDHTEAEVHRAIAAAVDEENHRRAHDTPALSVHVTRIGDRPAGETPADDPLVHAAQAMTKLVGRDPELAIASTDANVPIGLGIPAIAIGAGGKGGDAHSTTEWFENAHGTRGIARALAIVVAAAQSPPD; encoded by the coding sequence ATGCCCCGTTCCTCCAATCGCCACGCCCAGACCTTCGCCGCCCTCGCCCCGCTGCGCGAGCGCCTGGCCGCGCGCGACGACGACGTCATGCGCACGCAGGTGACCGTGGCCGAAGTGCCCGCGCCCACCGGCGACGAGGGCGCCCGCGCCGCCTGGCTGCGCGACCGTTTTGCCGCGCTGGGGCTGGCCGGCGTGCGCATCGACGAAGCGGGCAACGTGATCGGGCGGCGCCCCGGCCGGCGCGACGACCGGCCGGTGGTGGTCTGCGCGCATCTCGACACGGTCTTTCCGCGCGAGACGGTGCTCACCGTGCGCCGCGAGGGCCGGCGGTTCTTCGGACCCGGCATCACCGACAACGGGCGCGGCCTCGCCGCGATGCTCGCCATCGCCGAATGCCTCGACCCGCGCCACATCCCGCTCGAACACCCGGTGGAGTTCCTCGGCAGCACGGGCGAGGAGGGCAACGGCGACCTGCGCGGCGCCAAGCACTACTTCGCCCGCGCCGGCGAGCGGCCGGCGGCGATGATCGCCGTGGACGGCGCCGGCGACGAGCGGATCATCCACCGCGCGCTCGGCGCGCGCCGCTTCCGCGTGACGTTCCGCGGGCCGGGCGGCCACAGCTGGTCGGCGTTCGGCGCCCCCAACGCCATTCACGCGGCCGCCGGCGCCACGGCGCGGCTCTCGGCCATTCGCCTGCCCGCCGATCCCCGCACCACGCTCAGCGTGGGACGCATCGGCGGCGGCATCTCCGTGAATTCCATTCCCGACCACGCGTGGCTCGAACTCGACGTGCGCTCGACCGACGGCCGCCAGCTGGACCACACGGAAGCCGAGGTCCACCGCGCCATCGCCGCCGCCGTGGACGAGGAGAACCACCGCCGCGCCCACGACACGCCGGCGCTCTCCGTGCACGTCACCCGCATCGGCGACCGGCCCGCCGGCGAGACTCCCGCCGATGACCCGCTGGTCCATGCCGCGCAAGCCATGACGAAGCTGGTGGGACGCGACCCCGAGCTGGCCATCGCGTCCACCGACGCCAACGTGCCCATCGGGCTCGGCATTCCCGCCATCGCCATCGGCGCCGGCGGAAAGGGCGGCGACGCGCACTCCACCACCGAATGGTTCGAGAATGCGCACGGGACGCGCGGCATCGCTCGCGCCCTCGCCATCGTGGTCGCCGCGGCGCAGTCGCCGCCGGACTGA